In Xanthomonas campestris pv. phormiicola, the DNA window CTTCTTCCTCGACCACGGCTGGCACGGGGTGTGGATCCTCGGCGCGGTGGTGCTGGCGGTGACCGGCGGCGAGGCGCTGTACGCGGACATGGGCCACTTCGGCGCGCGCCCGATCCGCCACGCCTGGTATTTCTTCGTGCTGCCGTGCCTGGTGCTGAACTACCTGGGGCAGGGCGCGCTGGTGCTCAAGCATCCGTCGGCGTTGAAGAACCCGTTCTTCGAGGCGGTGCCCGGCTGGGCGCTGTACCCGATGATCGTGCTGGCCACGCTGGCGGCGGTGATCGCCTCGCAGGCGGTGATCACCGGCGCGTTCTCGATCGCGCGCCAGGCGATGCAGCTGGGCTACATCCCGCGCATGCTGATCAAGCACACCTCGCACGACACCATCGGCCAGATCTACATCCCCGGCATCAACTGGCTGCTGATGGTGATGGTGATCGCGCTGGTGCTGATCTTCCGCAGCTCCACCAACCTGGCGGTGGCCTACGGCATCTCGGTGTCGGCGACGATGCTGATCGACACCCTGCTGCTGGCGCTGGTGGCGCGTGCGCTGTGGCCGCGCTGGCGCAACTGGGTGCTGCCGCTGTGCGTGGTGTTCTTCGTCATCGACGCCGCGTTCCTGATCGCCAACGGCGCCAAGCTGCTGCAGGGCGCCTGGTTCCCGGTGGCGCTGGGCATCGTGATGTTCACCCTGATGCGCACCTGGCGCCGCGGCCGCGAGCTGCTGCGCGAGGAGATCCGCAAGGACGGCATCCAGATCGACAGCTTCCTGCCCGGGCTGATGCTGGCGCCGCCGGTGCGCGTGCCCGGCACCGCGGTGTTCCTGACCGCCGACGCCACGGTGGTGCCGCACGCGCTGATGCACAATCTCAAGCACAACAAGGTGCTGCACGAGCGCAACGTGTTCCTGACCGTGGAAACCCTGCCGGTGCCGTATGCCTCGGCCAAGCAGCGGCTGAAGATGGACGCCATCGGCGACGAGTTCTACCGGGTGATCGTGCGCTTCGGCTTCATGGAGACCCCCGACGTGCCGCTGGCGCTGATGCGCTCCTGCGACCAGGGCGGCATCTACTTCGACCCGATGGACACCACCTATTTCGCCAGCCGCGAGACCATCGTCGCCAGCGCCAACCGCGGCATGCCGATCTGGCGCGACAAGCTGTTCGCGGTCATGCACCGCAACGCCGCCCCGGCCACCGGCTTCTTCCGCATCCCCGGCAACCGGCTGGTGGAGCTGGGCGCGCAGGTGGAGATCTGAGTGGCGGCGGGACTCGGGTTTCGGGACTCGGGACTCGGAAAAGCGGCAGTTCGCCTGCCAGTTGCCTACAATAGCCGGATGCCGACCCGCGCCTGCGCCACCGTCCGTTCGCCGATGATCCGCCCGATGGCGGGAACGTTTGCCGAGTCCCGAGTCCCGAGTCCCGAGTCCCGCTGATGGAGCCGCGCCTCATCGCCAGCAGCGCCACCCGCGAAGACGACGCGGTCGAGGCCAGCATCCGTCCCAAGCGGCTGGCCGACTACCTCGGCCAGCAGCCGGTGCGCGAGCAGCTGTCGATCTATATCGAAGCGGCCAAGGCGCGCGGCGAGGCGATGGACCATGTGCTGATCTTCGGCCCGCCGGGCCTGGGCAAGACCACGCTCAGCCATGTCATCGCCAACGAGCTGGGGGTCAACCTGCGCGCGACCTCCGGCCCGGTGATCGAGAAGGCCGGCGACCTGGCGGCGCTGCTGACCAACCTGCAGCCGCACGACGTGCTGTTCGTGGACGAGATCCACCGCCTGTCGCCGGTGGTCGAGGAAGTGCTGTATCCGGCGATGGAAGACTTCCAGATCGACATCATGATCGGCGAGGGCCCGGCCGCGCGCTCGATCAAGATCGACCTGCCGCCGTTCACCCTGATCGGCGCCACCACCCGTGCCGGCCTGCTGACCGCGCCGCTGCGCGACCGCTTCGGCATCGTGCAGCGGCTGGCGTTCTATACCCCGGAAGAACTGGGCAAGATCGTGCGCCGTTCCGCCGCCATCCTCGGCATCGCCTGCGACGCCGACGGCTGCGCGGAGATCGCGCGGCGCGCGCGCGGCACCCCGCGCATCGCCAACCGGCTGCTGCGGCGGGTCCGCGATTTCGCCCAGGTCCGCGCCGGCGGGCTGATCGACCTGCAGGTCGCGCAGGCGGCGATGCAGATGCTCGGGGTCGACCCGGAAGGCTTCGACGACCTGGATCGGCGCCTGCTGCGCACCATCATCGACTACTTCGACGGTGGCCCGGTCGGGGTCGAGTCGTTGGCCGCCTCGCTGTCGGAAGAACGCGGCACCCTGGAAGACGTGATCGAGCCCTACCTGATCCAGCAGGGCTACCTGATCCGCACCGCGCGCGGGCGCATGGCGACCAACAAGGCCTATCTGCACTTGGGCCTGAAGCCCAAGATGCGGGAATCGGGAATCGGGAATGGAGAATCGGAGGGGCTGTTCTAGCATGCCGTGCCTACCCAATTACGGACGGGAGCACCGCTCTTGACTTCCGATTCCCGATTCCCGATTCCCGATTCCCGGCAGCTATTCAGTTGGCCGACACGCATCTACTGGGAAGATACCGACGCCGGTGGCGTGGTCTACCATGCGCGCTACGTCGCCTTTCTGGAGCGGGCGCGCACGGAGTGGCTGCGCGCGCTGGGTTACGGACAGGAGCGCCTGCGCCTGCAGCACGGTCTGGTGTTCGCGGTGCGCGCGATGCAACTCGACTTCCTGCGCCCGGCCCACCTGGACGATACCTTGCAGGTCGGCGTCGCGCTGTCGCAATGCAAGCGCGCCAGCCTGCTGTTCGCGCAGACCATCCACCGCGATGGCGAGTTGCTGTTGCGCGCGCAGGTGAAGGCGGCGGCGCTGGATACCGGCAGTTTCCGCCCGCGCGGCATGGACGACGCGCTGTACGACATGTTGAAAGCTCTCGAAATCACTGAAGCAGCATTACTGAGGAACGACGGATGATCGCATTGCTCCTGGCCCTGCAGGACACGGTGGCGGAGGCGCTACCGCAGGACGTGACCCAGACCGCCGCGCAGGCCGTCGCCAGCACCGCCGCGCATGGCGGCATCAACTACCTGGATCTGCTGATCAAGGCCAGCCTGCCGGTCAAGGTGATCGTGCTGCTGCTGCTGCTCGGCTCGCTGATCAGCTGGGTGATCATTTTCCGCAAGGCGCGGGTGTTCAAGCAGGCCAACCGCGAGGCGGACGACTTCGAGAACCGCTTCTGGTCCGGCACCGACCTGACCAAGCTCTACGCCGGTGCGGCCGACCGCAACCGCGTGGTCGGCGGCCTGGAGGCGATCTTCGAAGCCGGCTTCCGCGAGTTCACCCGTCTGCGCGACAAGCGCAAGCTCGACGCGCGGATCCAGCTGGAAGGCGCGCAGCGGGCGATGCGCGCGACCTACGCGCGCGAAGTGGACCGTCTGGAGCGCAACCTGGAACTGCTCGCCAACATCGGTTCCACCGCGCCGTACGTCGGCCTGGTCGGCACCGTGTTCGGCATCATGGTGACCATGCACGACATGCTCAACAGCGGCCAGCAGGCGGGCATCGCCGCGGTCGCGCCGGGCATTTCCGAGGCGCTGTTCGCCACCGCCATCGGCCTGTTCGTGGCGATCCCGGCGGTGTGGGCGTACAACCGCTTCACCACCCGGGTCGAGCGGATGGCCGTGCGCTTCGAGACCTTCTCCGAAGAGTTCAGCTCCATCCTGCAGCGCCAGGCCAGCGGCGACTGAGCGCCGCCGCGCGCTCCGTCCCAGACCCCAGGATTCCCGCATGACTGCCGCCATTTCCCGCCGCAAGCGCCGCAAGCTCAAGTCCGAGATCAACGTCGTGCCGTACATCGACGTGATGCTGGTGCTGCTGATCATCTTCATGGTCACCGCGCCGCTGCTCAGCCTGAGCGTGGACGTGGATCTGCCCGATTCCACCGCGCGTTCGGTGGAGAGCAAGAAGGACCCGGTGATCGTCAGCGTCGACGCCGAGGGCCGCTACACGCTGACCCTGCAGGACGGCAAGCCGGAGAAGATCGGCGCGCCCGAGCTGAAGGCGAAGATGCAGGCCTTCGTCAGCCAGAACAAGGACGTGCCGGTGTTCGTCGCCGCGCCCGGCAGTTCCAACTACCAGCTGGTCATGGACACCATGGTCATGCTGCAGCAGGCCGGCGTTCCCAAGGTGGGCCTGATGAGCCAGCCCGGTACCAATGCACGCTGAAGCCGATTCCCGACCGCCCCGCGAACAGGACAGCAACCAGGGCCTGATCGTCGGTGTGCTCCTCGCGCTGGCCGTGCACGTGCTGCTCGGGCTGCTGTTCTTCCTCGCCTGGTGGTGGTCGCCGGTGCGCCAGGTGGAACCGGCCGCCGGTTCGCCGATGGTCGAGGCCTCGCTGGTGGTGTCGGCCGCCGACGTGCGTTCGGCGCAGAAGGCGGTGCAGGACGCGCCCAAGCCCTTGCCCGAACCGCTGCCCGAGCCGGTCAAGGAGGTCGCCGAGGACGACACGGTGCCGCCGCCGCAACCGGTGCCCGTGCCCAAGCCGCAGCAGGCGCCGACCCCGCAGCAGCAGAAGGCGCAGGACTTCATCCCGGTGCCGGACAAGACCGACCAGGACCGCGCCAGCCGCACCGCCATCTCGCAGGAAAAGGAGAAGCAGGAGCAGGAAGCCAAGCGCCGCCAGGAGCAGATCGACCTGACCGAGCAGAAGCGCCAGCAGGAGGCCGAGCAGAAGCAGCGCCTCGCCGCGCAGCAGGAAGAGGAGCGGCAGAAGAAGATCGCCGACATCCGCAAGCAGCGCGAGCAGGCCGACCGCGAGGCCAAGCTGGCCGAGCAGAAGCTGCGCCAGCTGGCCGACGTGCGCGCCAAGCAGGCGTCTGCCACCGCCGCGACCACGCCGCAGGCCGCGCCCGGACAGAACGGCACCAACACCGACCTGTCGGCCAAGTACGCCGCGGCGATCCAGCAGGCGGTGCTGAGCCAGTGGGTGCGCCCGGACTCGGTGCCGCTGGGGCAGAAGTGCAAGATCGCGATCAAGCAGATCGTCGGCGGGCAGGTGATCGAGGCCAAGGTCAGCCCCGACTGTCCCTACGACGAAGCGGGCCGGCGCTCGATCGAGGCCGCGGTGCTGCGGGCGCAGCCACTGCCGTACCGGGGCTTCGAATCGGTGTTCGCGCGCGACCTGACCTTCAACTTTACTGCGCAGGATCGCTGAGAGGCCGGGATTGGGGATTGGGGATTCGGGATTGGGGATGCGCACGCTCCCTGTCCAGGGTCCAAAAGCTTGCTTCCCGGCCTGAAGAGGCCCGGCGAACGCCCCGGGCGGCGGTGCGATAGGCGATAATCCGGGCTTCCTGCCATCGGCTTCACATGTCGGTGGTTCATGATTGCGAATACGTTCACCCGCGCATTGCTATCTCTTGCGCCTTCCCGAGTACCGCTGAGCGACCCATGAAGAAACTGCCGCGCTGGCTTGCCGTCCTGACTGCCCTGTTGCTCCCCCTGGCCGCGTCCGCGCAGGACAAGGGTCTGGAAATCGACATCGTCGGCGGCAACGCGTCGGCGACCCCGATCACCGTCGTGCCGATGCCCTACCAGGGTTCGGCCGCCGCACCGTCCACCGACGTGTCCGCGGTGGTCCGCGCCGACCTGGACCGTTCCGGCCAGTTCCGCAACCTGCCCGAGGCGCAGATCGTCGAGCGCCCGACCCGCGGCAGCGAAGTGCAGTACGCCACCTGGCGCGCGCTGAAACAGGATTACCTGGTCGCCGGCCGGGTGATGGATGCCGGCGAGGGCACCTACCGAGTCGAGTACGAACTGTTCGACGTGGCCAAGGGCGAGCGCATGCTCGGCCTGGCGATGACCGCGCGCGCCAGCGCGATGCGCGACGTGGCGCACCAGATGGCCGATGCGATCTACGAGAAGATCACCGGCGTGCGCGGCGCGTTCTGGACCCGCATCGCCTACGTCACCGCCAGCGGCAAGGGCGGCGCCATGCGCTATGCGCTGATGGTCGCCGACTCCGACGGCTACAACCCGCAGACCATCGTGCGCTCGGCCGAACCGCTGCTGTCGCCGAACTGGAGCCCGGACGGCAAGAAGCTGGCCTACGTGAGCTTCGAACGCGGCAACTCCTCGATCTACATCCAGGACATCGCCACCGGCGCCCGTCAGCTGGTGTCCAGCTTCCGCGGCATCAACGGCGCGCCCTCGTTCTCGCCGGACGGCCGCAGGCTGGCCCTGGCCCTGTCGCGCAGCGGCAACCCGGAGATCTACGTGATGGACCTGGGCAGCAAGCAGCTGACCCAGCTGACCAACCACTTCGGCATCGACACCGAGCCGACCTGGGCGCCGGACGGCAGCACCATCTACTTCACCTCCGATCGCGGCGGCCGCCCGCAGATCTACCAGGTGGCGTCCACCGGCGGCAGCGCCAGCCGGGTCACCTTCCAGGGCAACTACAACGCCACCGCCAGCGTGTCCTTCGACGGCAACAAGATCGCCGTCGCCCAGGGCAGCGGCAACACCTACAAGATCGCGATGATGGACCGCAGCCTGGGTTCGCCGCGCTGGAGCACATTGTCTACGGGGTCGCTGGACGAGTCGCCGAGCTTCGCCCCGAACGCCAGCATGGTCCTGTACGCCGCCCGCGAAGGCGGGCGAGGGGTGCTTTACGCGGTCTCGGCCGATGCCCGCGTCCGCCAGCGCCTGGTCCTGGCAGATGGCGACGTGCGCGAGCCGTCGTGGTCGCCGTATCGGACCGCGCGTTGACACGTAAGTTTGATGTTAATATTTCGCTGCGTTGAACCCCCTTTCGGCTCAGGAGCCATATAGGTATCCCCATGAACAAGACCACCCGCGTTCTGCTTGTTTCGCTGTTGTCCGTTGCAGCTCTGGCCGGCTGCTCCAAGAAGGTCAAGGAAGTTCCCCAGACCGACACCACCGGCACCACCGGTTCCACCACCCCGACCGGCCCGTCGACCTCCGGCCTGTATGGCCCGGGCGATCTGGACACCGATGCCTGCCTGCGCCAGCGCGTGGTCTACTTCGATCTGGACCAGGACTCGCTGAAGCCGGAGTTCCAGGCGATCATGGCCTGCCACGCCAAGTACCTGCGTGACCGTCCGTCCTCGCGCATCACCCTGCAGGGCAATGCCGACGAGCGCGGTTCGCGCGAGTACAACATGGGCCTGGGCGAGCGTCGTGGCAACGCCGTGTCTTCGGCGCTGCAGGCTGCCGGCGGTTCGGCTGCGCAGCTGACCGTGGTCAGCTACGGCGAAGAGCGTCCGGTGTGCACCGAGTCGAACGAGTCCTGCTGGTCGCAGAACCGTCGCGTCGAGATCGTCTACACGGCGCAGTAATAGATGCGTATCGGTGTCCTCACATCGATGATCGTCGCGGCGGCCCTGGTGGCCGCCGCGCCGGCTCATGCGCAGCGCGCAAGCCTGGCCGATCGCGTGTCCGCGCTCGAGCAGCAGGCGATGAATACCCAGGCCAACACCGACATGCTGAACCAGCTCAACCAGCTGCGGACGCAGATGCAGTCGATGCAGGCCACGATCGAGCAGTTGCAGCACGACAACGAACAACTCAAGCAGCGCGCCAAGGACCAGTACCTGGACCTGGACGGCCGCCTGAACCGGATCGAGGGTGGCGCCACGCCGCCGTTGCCGCCGGCTGGCGCTGCCGCACCCGCCGCGTCCGCACCCGCTGCCAAGCCCGCTGCTGCCGTGTCCGAACGGCCGCCGTCGGTGCATGGCGATGCCGGCACGCTCGCCGCCAGCGGCGACGAGCGCACCAGCTACAACGTCGCCTTCGATGCGCTGAAGGCCGGCAAGTACGCCGACTCGGCGAATCTGTTCCAGAGCTTTCTCGAGCTGTACCCGAACGGCGTCTATGCCCCCAATGCCTTGTATTGGCTGGGCGAGAGCTATTACGCCACCAAGAATTTCCCGCTGGCCGAGGCGCAGTTCCGCGACCTGATCGGCCGCTACCCGACCCACGACAAGGCCTCCGGCGCCCTGCTCAAGCTGGGCCTGTCCCAGTACGGCGAAGGCCGCACCCAGGACGCCGAGCAGACCCTGCAGCAGGTGATCACCCAGTATCCGGGATCGGATGCCGCGCGCACCGCGCAGGACCGCCTGCAGTCGATCCGCATCGGCCAGCAACTGCGCTGAGCCCCCGAACGCTGCCGCCATCGTCGCGGGGGCATACTTTCCCGCCATGGCCGCCGTTCCCAGCGATATCGTCCAAAGCCCGCTGTCGCGCCTGAAGCTGACGGAGATCTTCCTGTCGCTGCAGGGCGAGGCCGACAGCGCCGGCTGGCCGACCGTGTTCGTGCGCCTGACCGGCTGTCCGCTGCGCTGCAGCTACTGCGACACCGCCTACGCCTTCCACGGCGGGCAGTGGTGGGACATCGATGCGATCCTGGCCGAAGTGGCGCGCCACGGCGTGCGCCACGTCTGCGTGACCGGCGGCGAGCCGCTGGCGCAGAAGCGCTGCCTGCGCCTGCTCGAGCAACTGTGCGACGCCGGCTACGACGTATCGCTGGAAACCTCCGGCGCGCTGGACATCGCCGAAGTGGACCCGCGCGTGTCGCGGGTGCTCGACATCAAGACTCCCGCATCGCAGGAAGCGGCGCGCAATCGCTGGGAAAACCTGCCGCTGCTGAGTGCGCGCGACCAGATCAAGTTCGTGCTGTGCAGCCGCGCCGACTACGACTGGGCGCGCGCGATCGTCGCCGAGCACCGCCTGCACGATCGCTGCACCGTCTGGTTCTCGCCGAGCAAGAGCGAACTGGCGCCGCGCGAGCTGGCCGACTGGATCGTCGCCGACCGCCTGCCGGTGCGCTTCCAGATGCAGCTGCACAAGCTGCTGTGGAACGACGAGCCGGGCCGTTAGCTGCGCGGGAGCGCAGCTGGGAATCGGCAATGGAGAAACGGGAATCGGCGAAGCGCTGCACTGCAGGCGTCTCGTTGGTTGATTAGCTTCTGCTTCTCGAAAACCGGCGATCTTCCATGTCCAGTGCGGCTGTTACGCTCTACCCATTCCCGTTTCTCCATTCCCCATTCCCAGCACCCCAATGAAAAACGCCGTCGTCCTACTCTCCGGTGGCATGGATTCCGCCGTCGTCGTCGCCATCGCCCGCGAGCAGGGCTATGCCGTGCATGCGCTGAGTGTCAGCTATGGGCAGCGGCATACCTCCGAGCTGGATGCGGCCACGCGCGTGGCGGCCGCGCTCGGTGCGGTGGCGCACAAGACCGTCAACGTCGACCTGCGCAGCATCGGCGGCTCCGCGTTGACCGACGACATCGACGTGCCGGACGCGGGCGGCGAGGGCATCCCGGTGACCTACGTGCCGGCGCGCAACACCATCATGCTGTCGGTGGCGCTGGGCTGGGCCGAAGTGCTGGGCGCGGCGGACATCTTCTGCGGGGTCAACGCGGTGGACTATTCCGGCTACCCCGACTGCCGCCCCGAGTTCATCGACGCCTTCCAGACCCTGGCCAACCTGGCGACCAAGGCCGGCGTGGAAGGCGCGGGGCTGCGCGTGCACGCGCCGCTGCAGCGCATGAGCAAGGCCGACATCGTGCGCGAGGGCATGCGCCTGGGCGTGGATTTCGGCCTGACCGTGTCCTGCTACCGCGCCGATGCCGACGGCCGCGCCTGCGGCCACTGCGACGCCTGCCGCCTGCGCGCCGCCGGCTTCGCCGATGCCGGCGTGGCCGACCCGACCCGCTACGCCTGATTTCGCGTTGACCCGGGGCTGGGGTAGACTACGCACCCCGGCGCAAGGCCGGGGCGTTGTTTTGGGCCGTTAGCTCAGTCGGTAGAGCAGAAGACTTTTAATCTTTTGGTCGATGGTTCGAATCCATCACGGCCCACCATTCGAGTCGCTGCGTCGACTCGCTTCTTCAGGCGATTTCGTCGCAAATGCCTGAGACATCCTCCGGCAATGATGGTGACGGCATGGCGTCGAACATGGCTGCCGTGGGCATGGCGAGGACAGCGTGGCTGTCTGGCCACCGCATCAATCCGCGATCGCGACTAGGCGCTCCGGCTCACACGCGTTGCCGCGCAGCCTGCATGCCCGCCGCCGCCGCGCGCAGCGCCTGGCCGATCTGCTGCAGGACGCTCGAGCGCACTGCCGCGTGCTGCCAATAGAGCGGCACGTCCAGCCAGCGTTGCGGGTCGACGATGACGATCTTCTTCTCCCGCAACGCGGGCATGACCAGTTGCTCGGGGGCGAGGCACCATCCGAGGCCGCGCGCCGCGGCCTCGACGAAGCCGGTCGAGGTCGGCAGGTAGTGGATGGGAGGGGCAAGCCGGGTGCGGGTGATGCGCCGCACGAAGCGGGCCTGCAGGTCGTCCTTGCGGTTGAACACGATCATCGGCGCCTGCGCCAACGCGGCCGCGTTGAGTCCTGCGGCAAGGTAGCGCGCAACGAACTGCGGGGAGGCGATCGCGTAGTAACGCATGGCGCCCAGGGGGTGGACGTTGCAGCCCTGCAGCGGCTTGCTCGCGGAGGTGACGGCGCCGAGCACGGTGCCGTTGCGCAGCAGTTCCAGCGTGTGGTCCTGGTCGTCCACGTGCACGTCGAACAGGAAGCCGTGCGCATGGTGCAGCGACGCCAGCGCGGCGAGGAACCAGGTCTGCAGCGAGTCGTCGTTGACCGCGATCGCGATGCTGCGCGCGGGTCCGGCGTCGGCCGCGTTCGGCAGGAAATCGGCCATCGCCTCGGCCTCCAGCGCCTGCATCGGCCGCACCCGGCGCAGCAGCGCTTCGCCTGCAGGCGTCGGCCGGCAGGGTGCCTGGCGCACCACCAGCACCTGCCCGAGGCGGTCCTCGAGCGCCTTGATCCGTTGCGAGATCGCCGACGGCGTCAGCGACAGCCGCCGCGCGGCCGCCTCGAAGCTGCCTTCGTCGAGCACGGCGGCGAAGGCCGACAGTTGCGGATGAAGCAGGTCCATGCGGCCGCCTGATTAGCATTTCTTCATAGCGTACAGAATATTTAGCTTGGCTAATCACGACCTTCAGGCCAGCATGCGCCTCCCTCGGTCCTGGCCATCCTCATGGTGCTAGAAGCATCGCTTGCCGGCTTCATCGCCGGCGCTGGCTTGATCGTCGCGATCGGCGCGCAGAATGCGTTCGTCCTGCGCCAGGGTTTGCAGCGGCAGCAGGTGGGCCTGGTGGTGGCGGTCTGCGCAGCCGGGGATATCGCCTTGATCGTGCTCGGGGTCGCCGGCATCGGCGCGCTGGTGCAGCAATGGCCCGCGCTGCTGCAGGTGCTGCGCTACGCCGGCGCGGCCTTCCTCGGCGTCTACGGCCTGATGGCGGCGCAACGCGCCTGGCGCGGTGCCGGCGCATTGAAGGCGCAGAGCGAGACGCCGGCGAGCCGGCGCCGCGTGCTGCTGGCCTGCCTGGGCTTCACGTTTCTCAATCCGCA includes these proteins:
- a CDS encoding potassium transporter Kup, encoding MSSTPAPSPGSGHSADASHGKAGFALIIGAIGVVFGDIGTSPLYTLKEAFSPHYGLSSDHDTVLGVLSLAFWSLMIVVTLKYVTIIMRADNEGEGGIMALMALTQRTMRKGSRSAYVVGILGIFGASLFFGDGVITPAISVLGAVEGLEVAAPGLHAFIVPITVVVLVILFLGQRFGTEKVGKVFGPITCLWFLSLAAIGIWNIVDAPEVLKAFSPWWAIRFFLDHGWHGVWILGAVVLAVTGGEALYADMGHFGARPIRHAWYFFVLPCLVLNYLGQGALVLKHPSALKNPFFEAVPGWALYPMIVLATLAAVIASQAVITGAFSIARQAMQLGYIPRMLIKHTSHDTIGQIYIPGINWLLMVMVIALVLIFRSSTNLAVAYGISVSATMLIDTLLLALVARALWPRWRNWVLPLCVVFFVIDAAFLIANGAKLLQGAWFPVALGIVMFTLMRTWRRGRELLREEIRKDGIQIDSFLPGLMLAPPVRVPGTAVFLTADATVVPHALMHNLKHNKVLHERNVFLTVETLPVPYASAKQRLKMDAIGDEFYRVIVRFGFMETPDVPLALMRSCDQGGIYFDPMDTTYFASRETIVASANRGMPIWRDKLFAVMHRNAAPATGFFRIPGNRLVELGAQVEI
- the ruvB gene encoding Holliday junction branch migration DNA helicase RuvB encodes the protein MEPRLIASSATREDDAVEASIRPKRLADYLGQQPVREQLSIYIEAAKARGEAMDHVLIFGPPGLGKTTLSHVIANELGVNLRATSGPVIEKAGDLAALLTNLQPHDVLFVDEIHRLSPVVEEVLYPAMEDFQIDIMIGEGPAARSIKIDLPPFTLIGATTRAGLLTAPLRDRFGIVQRLAFYTPEELGKIVRRSAAILGIACDADGCAEIARRARGTPRIANRLLRRVRDFAQVRAGGLIDLQVAQAAMQMLGVDPEGFDDLDRRLLRTIIDYFDGGPVGVESLAASLSEERGTLEDVIEPYLIQQGYLIRTARGRMATNKAYLHLGLKPKMRESGIGNGESEGLF
- the ybgC gene encoding tol-pal system-associated acyl-CoA thioesterase, with the translated sequence MTSDSRFPIPDSRQLFSWPTRIYWEDTDAGGVVYHARYVAFLERARTEWLRALGYGQERLRLQHGLVFAVRAMQLDFLRPAHLDDTLQVGVALSQCKRASLLFAQTIHRDGELLLRAQVKAAALDTGSFRPRGMDDALYDMLKALEITEAALLRNDG
- the tolQ gene encoding protein TolQ — protein: MIALLLALQDTVAEALPQDVTQTAAQAVASTAAHGGINYLDLLIKASLPVKVIVLLLLLGSLISWVIIFRKARVFKQANREADDFENRFWSGTDLTKLYAGAADRNRVVGGLEAIFEAGFREFTRLRDKRKLDARIQLEGAQRAMRATYAREVDRLERNLELLANIGSTAPYVGLVGTVFGIMVTMHDMLNSGQQAGIAAVAPGISEALFATAIGLFVAIPAVWAYNRFTTRVERMAVRFETFSEEFSSILQRQASGD
- the tolR gene encoding protein TolR, translated to MTAAISRRKRRKLKSEINVVPYIDVMLVLLIIFMVTAPLLSLSVDVDLPDSTARSVESKKDPVIVSVDAEGRYTLTLQDGKPEKIGAPELKAKMQAFVSQNKDVPVFVAAPGSSNYQLVMDTMVMLQQAGVPKVGLMSQPGTNAR
- the tolA gene encoding cell envelope integrity protein TolA, with the translated sequence MHAEADSRPPREQDSNQGLIVGVLLALAVHVLLGLLFFLAWWWSPVRQVEPAAGSPMVEASLVVSAADVRSAQKAVQDAPKPLPEPLPEPVKEVAEDDTVPPPQPVPVPKPQQAPTPQQQKAQDFIPVPDKTDQDRASRTAISQEKEKQEQEAKRRQEQIDLTEQKRQQEAEQKQRLAAQQEEERQKKIADIRKQREQADREAKLAEQKLRQLADVRAKQASATAATTPQAAPGQNGTNTDLSAKYAAAIQQAVLSQWVRPDSVPLGQKCKIAIKQIVGGQVIEAKVSPDCPYDEAGRRSIEAAVLRAQPLPYRGFESVFARDLTFNFTAQDR
- the tolB gene encoding Tol-Pal system beta propeller repeat protein TolB gives rise to the protein MKKLPRWLAVLTALLLPLAASAQDKGLEIDIVGGNASATPITVVPMPYQGSAAAPSTDVSAVVRADLDRSGQFRNLPEAQIVERPTRGSEVQYATWRALKQDYLVAGRVMDAGEGTYRVEYELFDVAKGERMLGLAMTARASAMRDVAHQMADAIYEKITGVRGAFWTRIAYVTASGKGGAMRYALMVADSDGYNPQTIVRSAEPLLSPNWSPDGKKLAYVSFERGNSSIYIQDIATGARQLVSSFRGINGAPSFSPDGRRLALALSRSGNPEIYVMDLGSKQLTQLTNHFGIDTEPTWAPDGSTIYFTSDRGGRPQIYQVASTGGSASRVTFQGNYNATASVSFDGNKIAVAQGSGNTYKIAMMDRSLGSPRWSTLSTGSLDESPSFAPNASMVLYAAREGGRGVLYAVSADARVRQRLVLADGDVREPSWSPYRTAR
- the pal gene encoding peptidoglycan-associated lipoprotein Pal, producing MNKTTRVLLVSLLSVAALAGCSKKVKEVPQTDTTGTTGSTTPTGPSTSGLYGPGDLDTDACLRQRVVYFDLDQDSLKPEFQAIMACHAKYLRDRPSSRITLQGNADERGSREYNMGLGERRGNAVSSALQAAGGSAAQLTVVSYGEERPVCTESNESCWSQNRRVEIVYTAQ
- the ybgF gene encoding tol-pal system protein YbgF, yielding MRIGVLTSMIVAAALVAAAPAHAQRASLADRVSALEQQAMNTQANTDMLNQLNQLRTQMQSMQATIEQLQHDNEQLKQRAKDQYLDLDGRLNRIEGGATPPLPPAGAAAPAASAPAAKPAAAVSERPPSVHGDAGTLAASGDERTSYNVAFDALKAGKYADSANLFQSFLELYPNGVYAPNALYWLGESYYATKNFPLAEAQFRDLIGRYPTHDKASGALLKLGLSQYGEGRTQDAEQTLQQVITQYPGSDAARTAQDRLQSIRIGQQLR
- the queE gene encoding 7-carboxy-7-deazaguanine synthase QueE, giving the protein MAAVPSDIVQSPLSRLKLTEIFLSLQGEADSAGWPTVFVRLTGCPLRCSYCDTAYAFHGGQWWDIDAILAEVARHGVRHVCVTGGEPLAQKRCLRLLEQLCDAGYDVSLETSGALDIAEVDPRVSRVLDIKTPASQEAARNRWENLPLLSARDQIKFVLCSRADYDWARAIVAEHRLHDRCTVWFSPSKSELAPRELADWIVADRLPVRFQMQLHKLLWNDEPGR
- the queC gene encoding 7-cyano-7-deazaguanine synthase QueC, with protein sequence MKNAVVLLSGGMDSAVVVAIAREQGYAVHALSVSYGQRHTSELDAATRVAAALGAVAHKTVNVDLRSIGGSALTDDIDVPDAGGEGIPVTYVPARNTIMLSVALGWAEVLGAADIFCGVNAVDYSGYPDCRPEFIDAFQTLANLATKAGVEGAGLRVHAPLQRMSKADIVREGMRLGVDFGLTVSCYRADADGRACGHCDACRLRAAGFADAGVADPTRYA
- a CDS encoding LysR family transcriptional regulator ArgP, giving the protein MDLLHPQLSAFAAVLDEGSFEAAARRLSLTPSAISQRIKALEDRLGQVLVVRQAPCRPTPAGEALLRRVRPMQALEAEAMADFLPNAADAGPARSIAIAVNDDSLQTWFLAALASLHHAHGFLFDVHVDDQDHTLELLRNGTVLGAVTSASKPLQGCNVHPLGAMRYYAIASPQFVARYLAAGLNAAALAQAPMIVFNRKDDLQARFVRRITRTRLAPPIHYLPTSTGFVEAAARGLGWCLAPEQLVMPALREKKIVIVDPQRWLDVPLYWQHAAVRSSVLQQIGQALRAAAAGMQAARQRV